Proteins found in one Bremerella volcania genomic segment:
- a CDS encoding type IV pilus twitching motility protein PilT, giving the protein MATILIDKLLQAAVKQGASDIHITVGQPPVFRLHGRMRQLDTKSLEPDDTVSLMKSITPERCQRELQESGGSDFGFAFSDLARFRVSIFRQRGNISMVLRQIPNDMLTPEQLGLPAKVLELCHRPRGLFLVTGPTGSGKSTTLASVINHLNETVDHHIITIEDPIEFYHYHKKSTVNQREIGVDVPSFSEAIRRALRQDPDVILVGEMRDLETIEAAISAAETGHVVFGTLHTNSAAGTVDRIIDVFPSGQQDQIRTQLGSALLGVLAQTLCPKIGGGRCAAYELLNVTSGISNLIRENKTFRIPSMIQTGSKHGMILMDDSLFNHWRADRITMEDALAKAQNPNDLAKRIADARRGNVDDREGAA; this is encoded by the coding sequence ATGGCGACGATTCTTATTGACAAGTTGTTGCAGGCTGCTGTGAAGCAGGGCGCAAGCGATATCCATATCACGGTGGGTCAGCCGCCGGTGTTTCGTTTGCACGGTCGCATGCGACAGCTCGATACGAAATCGCTGGAACCAGACGATACCGTTTCGCTGATGAAGAGTATTACGCCCGAACGCTGTCAACGAGAGCTCCAGGAATCGGGGGGTTCCGACTTTGGTTTCGCGTTCTCCGACCTGGCCCGTTTCCGCGTGTCGATTTTCCGTCAGCGCGGAAACATCTCGATGGTGTTGCGGCAGATTCCCAATGACATGCTCACCCCCGAACAGCTGGGCCTGCCGGCAAAAGTCCTCGAGCTTTGCCATCGGCCGCGCGGCTTGTTCCTGGTTACCGGTCCGACGGGTTCTGGTAAGTCGACCACGTTGGCATCCGTGATCAACCACCTCAACGAAACCGTCGACCACCATATCATCACGATCGAAGACCCGATCGAATTTTATCACTACCACAAAAAGTCGACGGTCAATCAGCGCGAAATCGGCGTTGACGTCCCTTCGTTCTCGGAAGCCATTCGTCGTGCGTTGCGCCAGGACCCCGACGTGATCCTCGTGGGTGAAATGCGTGACCTGGAAACCATTGAGGCTGCTATTTCCGCGGCGGAAACCGGGCACGTGGTGTTCGGGACGCTGCATACCAACAGTGCGGCAGGTACCGTCGATCGTATCATCGACGTGTTCCCCTCCGGTCAGCAGGATCAGATCCGTACGCAGTTAGGTTCGGCCCTCTTGGGCGTGCTCGCTCAAACGCTGTGCCCCAAGATCGGCGGTGGACGCTGTGCTGCTTACGAGCTTTTGAACGTCACCTCCGGTATTTCCAACCTGATTCGTGAAAACAAAACATTCCGTATTCCATCGATGATTCAGACCGGCTCGAAGCACGGGATGATTCTGATGGACGACTCCCTTTTTAATCACTGGCGGGCCGACCGCATCACCATGGAAGACGCGCTGGCTAAAGCCCAAAACCCCAATGACCTGGCAAAGCGTATCGCCGACGCCCGACGCGGAAATGTCGACGATCGAGAAGGTGCTGCGTAA
- a CDS encoding DeoR/GlpR family DNA-binding transcription regulator: protein MKPTRQEQILRFLSETGQLHVEEAVARLESSPATIRRDFNQMAEAGLVERIRGGIKLVNQVDLLPFRAREVKNSGEKLEIARRATALLSEGDVVFVDGGTTTLQLAHSLPPIKLRIITNSLTLAAAIERRMMGRGPWEVFLTGGYLFPGTGLLVGPSAQYSIAQYHADWALLSTGGITETGIFNDNEHVVESERLMIKHADRVAVLADESKFGHHAMRHIANLDQLDYLVTNRRTEASLPFEGRRGTKLKLIYTSQFP, encoded by the coding sequence ATGAAACCTACCCGACAAGAGCAGATTCTGCGATTCCTCTCAGAGACCGGCCAACTGCATGTTGAGGAAGCGGTTGCGCGTCTGGAATCGAGCCCAGCGACCATTCGCCGAGACTTCAATCAGATGGCGGAAGCCGGACTGGTCGAACGTATTCGTGGTGGGATCAAGCTCGTCAATCAAGTCGATCTTCTTCCGTTTCGTGCCCGTGAAGTGAAGAACTCTGGCGAGAAGTTGGAGATTGCCCGACGAGCGACGGCGTTGCTGAGCGAAGGAGACGTCGTATTCGTCGATGGAGGAACGACCACCCTTCAGTTGGCTCACAGCCTTCCACCGATCAAACTTCGCATCATTACGAATTCTTTGACCCTGGCCGCCGCGATCGAAAGACGCATGATGGGAAGGGGACCATGGGAAGTCTTTCTGACCGGCGGATACCTCTTCCCCGGAACAGGCCTACTGGTGGGACCAAGCGCGCAATACTCGATTGCCCAATACCACGCCGACTGGGCACTCCTTTCAACCGGGGGCATCACCGAGACTGGCATCTTCAACGACAACGAGCACGTGGTTGAGAGCGAGCGTCTGATGATCAAACACGCCGATCGTGTTGCCGTTCTTGCCGACGAATCCAAGTTCGGACATCACGCGATGCGCCACATTGCGAACCTGGATCAACTCGACTACTTGGTCACCAATCGGCGAACTGAGGCCTCGTTGCCGTTTGAGGGTCGCCGAGGAACGAAGCTTAAATTGATCTATACGAGTCAGTTCCCCTAG
- a CDS encoding outer membrane beta-barrel protein, giving the protein MGCKFSQGFSMLLTLSVMACVALVSNAQEMSPSESPAFEEIEPLPKSILEADTIDVDPVQTYEKPGSTENWFGGKHGHGQFAHRFDLVHSHPDDPARHIGFGQPLTGMSWRNRPIHADLFAGAIMLQNLIPGEVEQEGAFFDGVRLGYDFDHYWGAEVRLGIAEGRLNYPTNAFSSGKSQLILLDYNVQFYPWGDSAWRPYATMGLGAAMFQYEDALGRDRGQAQVSMPFGLGLKYFLHKRLALRFELLDNMTLGGTDAMSASNFSVTGGFEYRFGGSAPGYYR; this is encoded by the coding sequence ATGGGTTGCAAGTTTAGCCAAGGTTTCTCGATGCTGTTGACGCTCAGCGTCATGGCTTGCGTTGCGCTGGTATCAAACGCTCAGGAGATGTCCCCTTCCGAATCCCCCGCGTTTGAAGAGATTGAGCCCCTGCCAAAGTCGATTCTTGAGGCGGACACGATCGACGTCGACCCTGTTCAAACCTACGAGAAGCCAGGTTCCACTGAAAATTGGTTTGGTGGAAAGCATGGCCACGGTCAATTCGCTCATCGGTTCGATTTGGTGCATAGTCATCCCGATGATCCGGCTCGGCATATTGGCTTTGGGCAACCTCTTACTGGAATGAGTTGGCGCAATCGCCCCATTCATGCGGACTTATTTGCCGGCGCGATCATGTTGCAGAATCTGATTCCAGGGGAAGTCGAGCAGGAAGGGGCGTTCTTCGATGGGGTTCGCTTGGGATACGACTTCGATCATTACTGGGGTGCCGAGGTTCGATTAGGTATCGCAGAAGGGCGTCTCAACTATCCAACCAATGCCTTTTCGTCAGGAAAGAGCCAACTGATCTTGCTTGACTACAACGTGCAGTTTTATCCCTGGGGTGATTCTGCCTGGCGACCCTATGCCACGATGGGTTTGGGAGCAGCCATGTTTCAGTATGAAGACGCACTGGGGCGCGATCGTGGTCAAGCCCAGGTTTCGATGCCCTTTGGGTTGGGGCTGAAGTACTTCCTGCATAAGCGTCTGGCTCTGCGATTTGAACTGCTCGACAACATGACTCTTGGCGGAACCGATGCAATGTCGGCGAGCAATTTCTCTGTCACCGGCGGATTCGAATATCGCTTCGGTGGAAGTGCCCCAGGCTACTACCGCTGA
- a CDS encoding GspE/PulE family protein — translation MAGTLGNFADILIRRGLVGPDQLREAETMADAQGIPVPEALIRSGYVGANDVMRAVAEEHGLEFIDLDEVRIPMSAVELVPESVARENVVMPMAEDDGALKVIIADPLDLETIDKLRFILNRKVEIALAPRENILESINRYYGQQEGESADTMLQEFTDTAIDFTDTMEQDTMTMAGEETIDETSAPVVRLVQLMINEAVQLRASDIHVEPFEDRVRIRYRIDGRLIERDSPPRRMLGAILSRLKILGGIDIAERRRCQDGRIKADVGTKTIDLRVSVIPTNHGQSIVMRILDKDSIKVGIRQLGLSDSNFVKFNNLIKRPNGIVLVTGPTGSGKTTTLYAALNELNRPDTKIITAEDPVEYYLPGINQTQVRHSIGLDFAKIIKAMLRQAPNIILVGEMRDSETASMGIQASLTGHLVFSTLHTNDAPGAITRLIDMGVPSYLVSSTIIGVLAQRLVRVICEKCKAPIKPTKESLEAAGITPEMAEGATFMKGRGCGNCQRSGYKGRMGIFELMPMNARLRELAFQGAATQDIRKAAIATGMDTLFDDGVKKAMLGKTTLEEVFRVAKVVEKA, via the coding sequence TTGGCTGGAACCCTGGGAAATTTTGCGGACATTCTGATTCGACGCGGCCTTGTTGGTCCTGACCAATTGCGCGAGGCCGAAACCATGGCCGATGCCCAGGGAATCCCGGTTCCCGAGGCGCTGATCCGCTCTGGTTATGTCGGCGCCAACGACGTAATGCGAGCGGTCGCGGAAGAGCACGGCCTTGAGTTCATTGACCTGGACGAAGTCCGGATCCCCATGTCGGCCGTCGAATTGGTGCCGGAATCGGTCGCCCGTGAAAATGTGGTGATGCCGATGGCCGAAGACGATGGTGCCCTGAAGGTTATCATCGCCGACCCTCTCGACCTGGAAACGATCGACAAGCTCCGATTCATTCTCAATCGTAAGGTCGAAATCGCGCTTGCCCCGCGCGAAAACATCCTCGAATCGATCAACCGATACTACGGTCAACAGGAAGGTGAATCCGCAGATACGATGCTGCAGGAATTCACCGATACGGCGATCGACTTCACCGACACCATGGAACAAGACACCATGACGATGGCCGGCGAAGAAACGATCGACGAGACGAGCGCTCCCGTGGTTCGGCTGGTCCAACTGATGATCAACGAAGCGGTTCAGCTGCGAGCATCCGACATTCACGTCGAACCCTTTGAAGATCGAGTTCGCATTCGCTATCGCATCGACGGCCGTTTAATCGAACGTGACAGCCCCCCCAGACGTATGCTAGGGGCGATCCTTTCCCGTCTAAAGATTTTGGGGGGTATCGACATCGCCGAGCGGCGTCGCTGTCAGGACGGACGTATCAAGGCCGATGTCGGCACCAAGACCATCGACCTCCGCGTGAGCGTGATCCCCACCAATCACGGACAATCGATCGTGATGCGGATTCTGGATAAAGACAGTATCAAGGTGGGGATTCGCCAGCTGGGTCTTTCGGACTCAAACTTCGTCAAGTTCAACAACCTCATCAAGCGTCCCAATGGGATCGTGCTGGTAACCGGCCCCACCGGTTCGGGGAAGACGACCACCCTTTATGCGGCCCTCAACGAACTTAACCGGCCTGACACCAAAATCATCACCGCCGAAGACCCCGTCGAATACTACCTGCCAGGCATCAACCAGACCCAGGTACGTCACAGTATTGGGCTCGATTTTGCGAAGATTATTAAGGCAATGCTGCGTCAGGCACCCAATATCATCCTCGTCGGTGAAATGCGCGATAGTGAAACAGCTTCCATGGGGATTCAAGCCTCACTAACTGGACACTTGGTTTTCAGTACACTACACACGAACGATGCGCCCGGTGCCATTACACGTTTGATCGACATGGGTGTTCCCTCTTATCTCGTTTCCAGTACAATTATTGGAGTGCTGGCACAGCGCCTGGTCCGGGTGATCTGCGAGAAATGCAAGGCCCCGATCAAGCCTACCAAGGAATCCCTGGAGGCTGCCGGGATCACGCCTGAGATGGCCGAAGGAGCGACCTTCATGAAGGGTCGCGGATGTGGTAACTGCCAGCGAAGTGGTTACAAGGGACGTATGGGTATTTTCGAGTTAATGCCTATGAACGCACGACTTAGAGAGCTGGCATTCCAAGGGGCTGCAACGCAGGATATTCGCAAGGCGGCCATTGCTACCGGCATGGACACCCTGTTTGACGACGGGGTGAAAAAGGCCATGCTGGGCAAGACCACATTGGAAGAAGTCTTCCGCGTGGCCAAGGTGGTCGAGAAGGCTTAG
- a CDS encoding galactitol-1-phosphate 5-dehydrogenase: MSTTEDKKMEAIVLHAVGDLRYEEVPVPEVEPGKVRVRIGFCGVCGSDIPRCFSKGTYSFPTICGHEFAGTVEACGDGVQNFQPGDRVAVFPLLWRDDHAACEQGKYAQSDGYDYLGSRSDGGFTEFVIAPERNLIRVPDNVSLEEAAMTEPAAVALHAVRRANVRLGDSVAVFGLGPIGLMVAQWLKASGAGPILLFDIQPEKLEIARKLGFEHTFDSRDGNVNDVVKQHTNGHGVHVAIEAAGVPPTMLATIEVVRRSGRVILLGNPAADVTLPAPLISQAMRREIDMLGVWNSDFSVYSDDDDWRTVLAAMSSGILNLKPLITHRVPLGEGIAALEMMHKQSEFFTKVLIHPQAK; the protein is encoded by the coding sequence ATGAGTACAACTGAAGACAAGAAGATGGAAGCCATCGTCCTGCATGCCGTGGGCGACCTGCGGTACGAAGAAGTGCCGGTTCCCGAGGTCGAGCCTGGCAAAGTACGCGTGCGAATTGGTTTCTGCGGCGTTTGTGGATCGGATATCCCACGCTGTTTCTCGAAGGGGACCTATAGTTTTCCCACCATCTGCGGTCATGAGTTCGCCGGTACTGTCGAAGCCTGCGGAGATGGCGTTCAGAACTTTCAGCCTGGGGATCGTGTGGCCGTGTTTCCTCTGCTTTGGCGAGATGATCACGCTGCTTGCGAACAAGGGAAGTATGCCCAGTCAGACGGCTACGATTACCTGGGATCGCGTAGCGATGGCGGTTTCACGGAATTTGTGATCGCTCCTGAGCGAAACCTGATTCGGGTGCCAGATAACGTCTCGTTAGAGGAAGCCGCGATGACTGAACCAGCGGCCGTTGCCCTGCACGCGGTGCGCCGGGCCAATGTTCGCTTGGGGGACTCGGTTGCCGTGTTTGGCCTCGGGCCCATCGGCTTGATGGTCGCCCAGTGGTTGAAAGCATCGGGAGCAGGTCCCATCCTGCTATTCGACATTCAGCCAGAGAAGCTGGAAATCGCCAGGAAGCTTGGCTTCGAGCATACGTTCGATAGCCGCGACGGCAACGTGAACGACGTCGTCAAGCAGCACACGAACGGTCACGGCGTTCATGTGGCAATCGAAGCGGCTGGTGTCCCGCCAACCATGTTGGCGACGATTGAAGTCGTCCGTCGATCAGGCCGAGTGATTCTGCTGGGAAATCCGGCAGCGGATGTTACTTTGCCGGCGCCACTTATATCCCAGGCAATGCGCCGCGAGATCGACATGCTCGGTGTGTGGAACTCCGACTTCAGCGTCTACAGCGATGATGACGACTGGCGAACGGTCCTCGCCGCGATGAGCAGCGGAATACTCAATCTCAAGCCGCTCATCACACATCGTGTTCCCTTGGGCGAAGGAATTGCTGCACTAGAAATGATGCACAAGCAGTCCGAGTTCTTCACCAAGGTCCTCATTCATCCCCAAGCAAAGTAG
- a CDS encoding glycosyltransferase family 25 protein, with protein sequence MSLKAVFSRVVCINLNSRPDRWDRFCENLARVDWPFAKIERFRAVDGRVCPPPPWVRGRYRDCPGAWGCYQSHLRILEDALLDQHDSILILEDDALLNSKTLQGIVDFLQHVPDDWDHLYFGGEHMKPPIAINDHVVRGIQVHRTHAHALRGDYLREAYDYLISYPTIDQYQQRNSSPVARYAKRVLTRPKSLWSKSNAEKSIHVDHHFGAIHRLLQSNVYAPTTWLVGQAADHSDIMNETCEERFWHECQAA encoded by the coding sequence ATGTCTCTGAAAGCAGTTTTCTCACGCGTTGTTTGCATCAACCTGAATAGCCGACCAGACCGCTGGGATCGCTTTTGTGAGAATTTAGCTCGAGTCGATTGGCCGTTTGCAAAGATCGAAAGATTCCGAGCAGTTGACGGTCGCGTCTGCCCTCCACCGCCTTGGGTGCGAGGCCGCTATCGTGATTGCCCCGGAGCATGGGGATGCTATCAGTCCCACCTCCGCATCCTCGAGGATGCTTTACTTGACCAACACGATTCAATATTGATCCTGGAAGACGATGCCCTGCTCAATAGCAAAACACTACAGGGAATCGTCGATTTCTTACAGCACGTCCCGGACGACTGGGATCACCTCTACTTCGGCGGCGAGCACATGAAACCGCCGATTGCCATCAACGATCATGTCGTCCGTGGAATCCAAGTCCACCGCACCCATGCCCATGCACTGCGTGGTGACTACCTCCGTGAGGCGTACGATTACTTGATTTCCTATCCGACCATCGATCAATATCAGCAACGCAACTCGAGCCCCGTTGCTCGTTACGCGAAGCGTGTCCTTACACGTCCCAAAAGCCTCTGGTCGAAGTCGAACGCAGAAAAGTCGATTCACGTCGACCATCACTTCGGCGCGATTCATCGGCTTTTGCAGTCAAATGTCTACGCTCCCACGACATGGCTCGTCGGCCAAGCGGCCGACCACAGCGATATCATGAATGAGACCTGTGAAGAGCGGTTCTGGCATGAATGCCAGGCGGCCTAA
- a CDS encoding GspE/PulE family protein: MAVRRLGQILVDLGFISDEQLVLLLEEQEAQAEHQPLGKIAEDMNLITDDQLAQALAEQLHMQVISLDDVSIAPDLLRRITEPMAQLYKVIPVSYEEDLNRLTVATCEPQNLSTQDELRQFLGYEVKTVVSTERDIQKTLDRYYSEDSESFEGLVRDLEDDNDLAKAAAALEGDGPIDITDAEALADSAPVRKLLNMVLLMAIKDHASDIHFEPFEEEFRIRIKADGVLFEMVPPPRHLAFAITTRIKVMANLDIAERRMPQDGRIELTVGGHPVDLRVSVLPTMFGESVVMRLLDRSVVSLNIEKVGMGDETLKEFRQVMHKPNGIVLVTGPTGSGKTTTLYSALSELNSVSEKLITTEDPVEYDIDGIIQIPIDPDIGNTFANCLRAILRQDPDVILVGEIRDLETGEIAIQASLTGHLVFSTLHTNDAPSTITRLKDMGIPTFMITATVEAILAQRLVRRVCSQCRQEHEPSKDAIFLLEMKEEELAGRKFFKGTGCENCNGTGYKGRIGIFELMIMNDELRSLIMQNTSTDELRDEARKFGMTPLRDAGLQLAFDGLTTLDEVLRETVVD; the protein is encoded by the coding sequence ATGGCAGTTCGCCGACTTGGACAGATTCTGGTCGACCTTGGCTTCATCAGCGACGAGCAACTCGTACTGCTGCTGGAAGAGCAAGAAGCCCAGGCCGAACATCAGCCCCTCGGCAAGATCGCCGAGGATATGAATCTGATTACCGACGACCAGTTGGCTCAGGCGCTAGCCGAACAACTGCACATGCAGGTGATCAGTCTCGACGACGTTTCGATTGCCCCGGACCTGCTCCGCCGTATCACCGAGCCGATGGCTCAGTTATACAAGGTCATCCCGGTTTCGTACGAGGAAGATCTCAACCGCTTGACGGTGGCAACCTGTGAACCACAGAACCTGTCGACGCAAGACGAATTGCGGCAGTTTTTGGGTTACGAAGTCAAAACAGTCGTTTCGACTGAACGCGATATTCAAAAGACGCTGGATCGATACTACTCGGAAGATTCCGAGAGCTTCGAAGGTCTCGTCCGCGACCTGGAAGATGACAACGACCTTGCCAAAGCGGCCGCGGCCCTGGAAGGGGACGGCCCGATCGATATTACCGATGCCGAAGCCCTCGCCGATAGCGCCCCGGTTCGCAAGCTGTTGAACATGGTGCTCTTGATGGCCATCAAGGACCATGCGAGCGATATCCACTTCGAGCCCTTCGAAGAAGAGTTCCGTATCCGCATCAAAGCGGACGGCGTTCTCTTTGAAATGGTTCCACCGCCGCGCCACTTGGCCTTCGCGATCACGACGCGTATCAAAGTGATGGCCAACCTCGACATCGCCGAACGTCGTATGCCGCAGGACGGTCGTATCGAATTGACGGTGGGTGGTCACCCGGTCGACCTTCGCGTGAGCGTGCTGCCGACCATGTTTGGCGAGAGCGTTGTTATGCGGCTCCTAGACCGTAGCGTGGTTTCGCTCAACATCGAGAAAGTGGGAATGGGGGACGAAACCCTGAAGGAATTCCGTCAGGTGATGCACAAGCCGAACGGAATCGTGTTGGTGACCGGCCCGACTGGCTCAGGCAAGACCACGACCCTTTATTCGGCGCTGAGCGAACTTAACTCAGTCAGCGAAAAGTTGATCACGACCGAAGACCCGGTCGAGTACGACATCGACGGCATCATCCAAATTCCCATCGATCCAGACATCGGCAATACTTTTGCCAACTGCCTGCGAGCCATTTTGCGACAAGACCCCGACGTGATTCTCGTGGGTGAGATTCGTGACCTGGAGACCGGCGAAATCGCCATTCAGGCCTCCCTCACCGGGCACTTGGTGTTCAGCACGCTGCACACCAACGACGCCCCCTCCACGATCACGCGACTTAAGGACATGGGGATCCCCACGTTCATGATCACGGCGACCGTCGAAGCCATTTTGGCCCAGCGTCTGGTCCGCCGTGTTTGCAGCCAATGCCGTCAGGAACACGAGCCCTCGAAGGATGCCATCTTCCTTTTGGAAATGAAAGAAGAAGAGCTGGCAGGGCGAAAGTTCTTCAAGGGAACCGGCTGCGAAAACTGCAACGGAACCGGATACAAAGGCCGTATTGGCATTTTTGAACTCATGATCATGAACGATGAGCTTCGCTCGTTGATCATGCAAAATACCTCCACCGACGAATTGCGAGACGAAGCCAGGAAGTTTGGCATGACGCCCCTGCGCGATGCCGGGCTTCAACTTGCCTTTGACGGGCTAACCACCCTGGACGAAGTGCTTCGCGAAACGGTCGTCGATTAA
- the rpe gene encoding ribulose-phosphate 3-epimerase, whose protein sequence is MALKLNLGVKTDPIEYRYSFPWLFRLLAEEGIQLVQLGTWFELYQLPDEFFLNLRREAEDHGIQIASMFTAHRELGGFFRTEAGFEQVARRNFERLIEVGALLGAKSVGSNPGAVLRDQMGTKPKGVGCYVRHMKELMHLAHEKGLSWLTIEPMSCLAEPPTLPEEVADMGRELTEYHRQNPGSTVAIGYCADIAHGYINQQDQVGYDHIQLFEATYPWLYEVHLKNTDTRFNSTFGFGPAEREKGIVDVPHFRDLLRKNADKLPVQEMTGYLEIGGPKLGRDYSDHQLEDQLRSSLRYLKEAFLGDTTVTPAIHAIHESAGSTPAKAPVEISPSMMCVDALNFESALRQVESLGVDMLHMDIMDSHFVPNMPMGLAVLERLQDATQLPLDVHLMVSNNDFFVQELAKMRVSQISVHLESALHLDRTLSHIRDLGIKAGVAINPGTPLSAIDYVLERIDYVLIMTVNPGYAGQKMTPASLRKIADCHKLLSARGFDLPIQVDGNVSFENIPGMVAAGATNLVAGTSSIFHKSGSMLENKRRMRKAIEEGLAARKKPELATV, encoded by the coding sequence ATGGCTCTTAAGCTAAATCTTGGTGTTAAGACCGACCCGATTGAGTACCGCTACTCGTTTCCTTGGCTCTTTCGATTGTTGGCCGAAGAAGGAATTCAGCTCGTTCAGCTGGGAACTTGGTTTGAGCTATATCAACTGCCGGACGAGTTCTTTCTGAACCTTCGTCGCGAAGCTGAAGATCACGGCATTCAGATCGCCAGCATGTTTACGGCCCATCGCGAGTTGGGAGGCTTCTTCCGCACGGAGGCTGGTTTCGAGCAAGTTGCCCGACGGAATTTCGAGCGACTGATCGAAGTGGGCGCATTGCTCGGGGCGAAGTCTGTCGGCTCGAATCCTGGGGCTGTCCTGCGAGATCAGATGGGGACGAAGCCCAAGGGGGTGGGCTGTTATGTCCGCCACATGAAGGAACTGATGCATCTGGCACACGAGAAAGGTCTTTCATGGTTGACGATCGAGCCGATGTCATGCCTGGCGGAGCCGCCGACGTTGCCGGAGGAAGTCGCTGACATGGGGCGGGAGTTGACGGAGTATCACCGTCAAAATCCCGGCTCGACCGTGGCCATTGGCTATTGTGCAGACATCGCCCACGGCTATATCAATCAGCAGGATCAAGTGGGATACGATCACATCCAGCTGTTTGAAGCCACCTATCCTTGGCTCTACGAAGTCCACCTGAAGAATACCGATACGCGATTCAATTCAACCTTCGGCTTTGGTCCTGCGGAACGCGAAAAAGGAATTGTGGACGTTCCTCACTTTCGTGACTTGCTGAGAAAAAACGCCGACAAGTTGCCTGTTCAAGAGATGACCGGCTACCTCGAAATTGGCGGTCCGAAATTGGGACGCGACTACAGCGACCATCAATTGGAAGACCAATTGCGTAGCTCACTTCGCTATTTGAAGGAAGCGTTCCTTGGGGACACGACAGTAACACCAGCGATTCATGCGATCCATGAGTCAGCCGGATCCACCCCGGCGAAAGCCCCAGTTGAAATCTCACCATCGATGATGTGTGTCGATGCCCTCAACTTCGAGTCGGCGCTCCGCCAGGTAGAGTCGCTTGGCGTCGATATGCTGCACATGGATATTATGGATAGTCACTTCGTCCCCAACATGCCCATGGGGTTGGCAGTGCTCGAACGCCTGCAAGACGCGACGCAGTTGCCGCTGGATGTGCACTTGATGGTCTCCAATAACGACTTCTTCGTGCAGGAACTGGCCAAGATGAGGGTGAGCCAGATATCGGTTCATCTAGAGTCGGCCCTTCATCTCGATCGGACGCTCTCGCATATCCGTGATCTGGGGATCAAGGCCGGTGTTGCGATCAATCCAGGCACGCCACTATCGGCAATCGATTATGTGCTGGAGCGGATTGATTACGTGCTGATAATGACGGTAAACCCCGGTTACGCCGGGCAAAAGATGACGCCGGCATCGCTGCGGAAAATCGCCGATTGTCACAAGCTACTCTCGGCTCGTGGCTTTGATTTGCCGATTCAAGTCGACGGTAACGTCAGCTTCGAGAACATCCCGGGTATGGTCGCTGCCGGGGCCACGAATCTTGTGGCAGGCACCAGCAGTATCTTCCACAAGTCGGGTTCAATGCTGGAAAACAAGCGGCGCATGCGCAAGGCAATCGAGGAAGGCCTGGCGGCTCGCAAGAAGCCAGAACTTGCCACTGTGTAA